From a region of the Halorubrum sp. BV1 genome:
- a CDS encoding ABC transporter ATP-binding protein, producing MYSLELSDVLKRYSSGGEAVVALDHVDFAVSPGEFVAVVGPSGSGKSTLLNVLGLLDDPTDGRRLLNGTDVTALSVAERTAARKESIGFVFQDFHLLPTLSAVENVALPTAFDPGDASGRAASLLDRFGLGDRLDHEPSELSGGQKQRVAIARSLINDPAVLLADEPTGNLDTETGSAILAEFERVKSEGVAVVAVTHDPLVEEYADRVVELTDGVVVDGVPDGTDADIGVSVDDGIDDERRIRRSTTSGDR from the coding sequence ATGTATAGCCTCGAACTCAGCGACGTGCTCAAGCGATATTCGAGCGGCGGCGAGGCGGTCGTCGCGCTCGATCACGTCGACTTCGCGGTCTCGCCCGGCGAGTTCGTCGCGGTCGTCGGCCCGAGTGGCTCCGGGAAGTCGACGCTTCTCAACGTGCTCGGCTTGCTCGACGACCCCACCGACGGGCGGCGACTGTTGAACGGGACCGACGTGACGGCCCTCTCCGTCGCCGAGCGGACTGCGGCCCGAAAGGAGTCGATCGGCTTTGTCTTCCAGGACTTCCACCTCCTGCCGACGCTCTCTGCGGTCGAGAACGTCGCGTTACCGACCGCGTTCGATCCCGGCGACGCGAGCGGTCGCGCGGCGTCGCTTCTCGACCGGTTCGGCCTCGGCGATCGGCTCGACCACGAGCCGTCCGAACTCTCCGGCGGACAGAAACAGCGCGTCGCGATCGCTCGGTCGCTCATCAACGACCCCGCCGTGCTGCTCGCGGACGAGCCGACCGGGAATCTCGACACCGAGACCGGATCCGCGATCCTCGCCGAGTTCGAGCGCGTGAAGTCGGAGGGTGTCGCGGTCGTGGCGGTCACGCACGACCCGCTCGTAGAGGAGTACGCCGACAGGGTCGTCGAACTCACGGACGGAGTCGTGGTCGACGGCGTCCCCGACGGGACGGACGCCGACATCGGGGTGTCCGTTGACGACGGTATCGACGACGAGAGACGGATCCGCCGTTCGACGACCTCGGGTGACCGATGA
- a CDS encoding CARDB domain-containing protein produces the protein MTLTRTTAALVALLAVVGAVGGAAAVPDARITIDAVDASSNEPAVGERTTLNVSLSNSGGSPAAADVTSVRLRDADGSAGLRDEATGVGALSAGDATDVELRTTFEEPGEHRLTVEAVADQEAVDGAESAGSVTVSRDVVVDVQPAAVDLGVRARALDPDDLRSDESDQAGSGGVSVGGIEGVFGGDGGLDAGGSEESERLASAESPIEVTVVNTGTSTADRVSLTAVGTAVDASGGDEDASNDAADTTVEAGPYAVEAVAPGEERRVVVDLGPLDRRSDVTVTAAFRSGTDAREGVGAERTAESTVRYPTRDGSPTVTDATVQAAPDGTVAVDANLANAGTEEIEGVVVSIAGADGVSPTPAGESYFVGTVGASDFVAFDLETTANASVADAIPIRIAYTERGVRYTKTATVALPESAGSGTDSGGDGGAVGTLGSIGVGGIGPGDIGIGAIGVAGIAGLAVVGGVARRRDV, from the coding sequence TTGACTCTCACACGAACGACAGCCGCGCTCGTGGCCCTCCTCGCCGTGGTCGGCGCCGTCGGCGGAGCCGCGGCGGTGCCCGACGCTCGGATCACGATCGACGCGGTCGACGCGAGTTCGAACGAACCCGCGGTCGGCGAGCGGACGACGCTGAACGTGTCGCTTTCGAACTCCGGGGGAAGCCCGGCGGCGGCGGACGTGACGAGCGTTCGGCTCCGCGACGCGGACGGCTCCGCCGGCCTCCGTGACGAAGCGACCGGTGTCGGCGCGCTCTCGGCCGGCGACGCGACGGACGTGGAGCTTCGGACCACGTTCGAGGAGCCCGGCGAACACCGGCTTACGGTCGAGGCCGTCGCCGATCAGGAGGCAGTCGACGGGGCGGAGTCGGCGGGGAGCGTCACCGTCTCCCGCGACGTCGTCGTCGACGTACAGCCGGCCGCGGTCGACCTCGGCGTTCGCGCTCGCGCGCTCGATCCCGACGACCTCCGGTCCGACGAGAGCGATCAGGCCGGGAGCGGCGGCGTGAGCGTCGGCGGCATCGAGGGCGTCTTCGGCGGCGATGGCGGCCTCGACGCGGGCGGAAGCGAGGAGTCGGAGCGGCTCGCGTCGGCCGAGTCGCCGATCGAGGTCACGGTCGTCAACACCGGGACGTCGACCGCCGACCGCGTGAGCCTGACGGCGGTCGGCACGGCGGTGGACGCGTCCGGGGGCGATGAGGACGCGTCGAACGACGCCGCAGACACCACCGTGGAAGCCGGACCGTACGCGGTCGAGGCCGTCGCGCCCGGCGAAGAACGCCGCGTCGTCGTCGATCTCGGGCCGCTCGATCGGCGGTCCGACGTGACGGTCACGGCCGCGTTCCGGTCGGGGACCGACGCGCGCGAGGGCGTCGGCGCGGAGCGGACCGCCGAGTCGACGGTCCGCTATCCGACCCGGGACGGAAGTCCGACGGTGACCGACGCGACCGTCCAGGCGGCCCCAGACGGAACCGTCGCCGTCGACGCCAACCTCGCGAACGCCGGGACAGAAGAGATCGAAGGCGTCGTCGTCTCGATCGCCGGTGCAGACGGCGTTTCGCCGACGCCCGCAGGCGAGTCGTACTTCGTGGGAACGGTCGGTGCGAGCGACTTCGTCGCCTTCGATCTGGAGACGACGGCGAACGCGTCGGTCGCCGACGCGATTCCGATCCGGATCGCGTACACGGAGCGCGGCGTGCGCTACACCAAAACCGCGACCGTGGCGCTTCCGGAATCGGCGGGAAGCGGAACCGACAGCGGCGGTGACGGCGGCGCTGTCGGGACGCTCGGGTCGATCGGCGTCGGCGGGATCGGCCCCGGAGACATCGGAATCGGCGCGATAGGCGTCGCCGGGATCGCCGGGCTGGCCGTCGTCGGGGGCGTGGCACGCCGGCGCGATGTATAG
- the psmA gene encoding archaeal proteasome endopeptidase complex subunit alpha, with protein MGGNDQQAYDRGTSLFSPDGRIYQVEYAREAVSRGAPSVGVRTTEGVIFVAMSRASSTLMEAESIEKLHKLDDHLGTASAGHVADARQLIDLARRQSQGNRLRYGEPVGVETLTKFVTDHIQENTQRGGTRPYGAALLIGGIDNGEPRLFAADPSGTPNEWKATVIGGGRQTIQEHLEDEWSDDLSLQAGVELAIAALAAHEDDLDPADLAVATITVADGYRTVPGDEVTEAFEAAGLADDEGADEAADDEAADDEAADDEAADDEE; from the coding sequence ATGGGTGGTAACGATCAGCAGGCGTACGACCGCGGCACGTCCCTGTTCTCGCCCGATGGCCGTATCTACCAGGTCGAGTACGCCCGCGAGGCCGTCTCTCGCGGCGCGCCGAGCGTCGGCGTCCGGACGACGGAGGGCGTGATCTTCGTCGCGATGTCGCGGGCGTCGTCGACGCTGATGGAGGCGGAGAGCATCGAGAAGCTCCATAAGCTCGACGACCACCTCGGCACCGCGAGCGCGGGCCACGTCGCCGACGCCCGCCAGCTGATCGACCTCGCGCGCCGCCAGTCGCAGGGCAACCGCCTGCGGTACGGCGAGCCCGTCGGCGTCGAGACGCTGACGAAGTTCGTCACCGACCACATCCAAGAGAACACCCAGCGCGGCGGCACGCGCCCGTACGGCGCAGCGCTGCTCATCGGCGGAATCGACAACGGCGAGCCGCGTCTGTTCGCGGCCGACCCCTCCGGGACGCCGAACGAGTGGAAGGCGACCGTCATCGGCGGCGGCCGCCAGACGATCCAAGAGCACCTCGAAGACGAGTGGAGCGACGACCTCTCGCTTCAGGCGGGCGTCGAACTCGCGATCGCCGCACTCGCGGCCCACGAAGACGATTTGGACCCCGCCGACCTCGCGGTCGCGACGATCACCGTAGCGGACGGGTACCGGACCGTCCCCGGCGACGAAGTCACCGAAGCGTTCGAGGCCGCCGGGCTGGCCGACGATGAGGGGGCAGACGAGGCGGCAGACGACGAGGCGGCAGACGACGAGGCGGCAGACGACGAGGCGGCAGACGACGAGGAGTAG
- a CDS encoding MOSC domain-containing protein has product MVRIGELVAYPLKSADGVSIDRAELGPKGALRGDRSYALVSAGVDPHAASVGGDGGYVNGKRDPAVHGLRASYELADGPDATPTAVTLDRPARPETGVDADDRRFRLPDDREALEAWVGEYLGYPVDLVREPDGGFPDDRAAPGPTVVSRATLKTVGGWFDAVADATEMRRRLRPNVVLSGCPAFFEDRLFADRGEGVRFTAGETELLGVNPCQRCVVPSRDPDTGAEIDGFRERFVRKRRETRPAWLDSDRFDHAFRLMVNTVVPEASWGDTVAVGDSIAVGDVMDVDAA; this is encoded by the coding sequence ATGGTGCGTATCGGCGAACTCGTCGCGTATCCGCTGAAGTCCGCAGACGGCGTCTCGATCGACCGGGCCGAACTCGGCCCGAAGGGAGCGCTTCGCGGCGACCGGTCGTACGCGCTCGTCAGCGCCGGCGTCGACCCCCACGCGGCTTCGGTCGGCGGCGACGGCGGCTACGTCAACGGGAAGCGCGACCCCGCCGTTCACGGGCTCCGGGCGAGCTACGAGCTGGCCGACGGCCCGGACGCGACGCCGACGGCGGTCACGCTCGACCGCCCCGCGCGACCGGAGACGGGCGTCGACGCCGACGACCGGCGGTTCCGCCTACCCGACGATCGCGAGGCGCTCGAGGCGTGGGTCGGCGAATACCTCGGGTACCCCGTCGACCTCGTTCGCGAACCGGACGGCGGCTTCCCCGACGACCGCGCCGCCCCCGGGCCGACAGTCGTCTCGCGAGCGACCCTGAAGACGGTCGGCGGATGGTTCGACGCGGTCGCCGACGCCACCGAGATGCGCCGGCGGCTCCGCCCGAACGTGGTGCTCTCCGGCTGTCCCGCCTTCTTCGAGGACCGGCTCTTCGCGGACCGCGGCGAGGGCGTCCGGTTCACCGCCGGTGAAACCGAACTCCTCGGCGTCAACCCCTGTCAGCGCTGCGTCGTGCCGTCACGGGACCCGGACACGGGCGCCGAGATCGACGGCTTCCGCGAGCGGTTCGTCCGCAAGCGCCGCGAGACGCGCCCGGCGTGGCTCGACAGCGATCGGTTCGACCACGCGTTCCGGCTGATGGTCAACACCGTCGTCCCCGAGGCGTCGTGGGGCGACACCGTCGCTGTCGGAGATTCGATAGCGGTCGGAGACGTGATGGACGTCGACGCCGCGTGA